In a single window of the Drosophila albomicans strain 15112-1751.03 chromosome 3, ASM965048v2, whole genome shotgun sequence genome:
- the LOC117568003 gene encoding cathepsin L-like, with amino-acid sequence MGINQFSDLNSKEFQEVVLSSINPYNLTFDINQIYTPSPTIKLPESIDWREKGAVTKVKSQGDCESCWAFAAIGTLEGHHFIKYQQLVSLSEQNLVDCDTTNGGCSRGWTEKALIYIKDNGGVNTEDSYPYEGIDGECRFNVENIGAKVTGTVGVQRDNESALAAAVAEKGPISVAIDASFFQHYEGGVLDEPLCQGEVNHGVVVVGYGRDDIGGDYWLVKNSWAESWGENGYIRMARNKDNQCSIAKYGVYPLV; translated from the coding sequence ATGGGCATCAATCAATTTTCAGACTTGAACTCTAAAGAGTTTCAAGAGGTAGTGCTGTCAAGCATCAATCCTTATAACTTGACATTTGATATCAATCAAATATATACTCCATCACCAACTATTAAGTTACCAGAGAGTATAGATTGGCGTGAAAAGGGTGCAGTTACTAAAGTGAAAAGTCAAGGGGACTGCGAGTCTTGCTGGGCGTTTGCTGCCATTGGCACACTTGAAGGACATCATTTCATCAAATACCAGCAGCTTGTCTCGCTGTCCGAACAGAATCTGGTTGACTGCGACACAACGAATGGCGGCTGCAGTCGCGGCTGGACAGAAAAAGCTCTCATCTATATCAAGGACAATGGTGGCGTAAATACTGAAGACTCATATCCCTATGAGGGCATAGATGGCGAGTGTCGTTTCAATGTTGAAAACATTGGAGCTAAGGTCACTGGCACTGTCGGTGTACAGAGAGATAATGAGTCCGCAttggcagctgctgtggcAGAGAAGGGACCCATATCTGTGGCCATTGATGCATCCTTCTTTCAGCACTATGAAGGTGGAGTATTAGATGAACCATTGTGCCAGGGAGAAGTAAACCACggcgttgtcgtcgttggctATGGTCGTGATGACATTGGCGGCGACTATTGGCTGGTGAAGAACTCCTGGGCAGAGTCGTGGGGTGAAAATGGTTACATTCGAATGGCGCGCAACAAGGATAATCAATGCAGTATTGCCAAGTATGGCGTCTATCCTTTGGTCTAA
- the LOC117566500 gene encoding cathepsin L-like: protein MKAVILIIVLVAVVQATSLKDILKAEFNAFKLKHHKTYQDASEELKRLQIFVENKKLIDTHNKRYVAGEESYEMGVNKFSDMTPEEFKTLVLTNLNPADSQEGIDYIYNPSSYVNLPSSVDWRDWGAVNPV from the coding sequence atgaaagcaGTCATTCTAATTATCGTCCTAGTGGCAGTTGTCCAAGCAACTAGTCTTAAAGACATTCTTAAGGCTGAGTTTAACGCCTTCAAATTGAAGCACCACAAAACCTACCAGGATGCTAGTGAGGAGTTGAAGCGCCTTCAGATATTCGTGGAAAACAAGAAACTGATCGACACTCACAACAAACGCTATGTGGCCGGAGAGGAGTCTTACGAGATGGGTGTGAATAAATTTTCTGATATGACTCCCGAGGAATTCAAAACGCTTGTGCTCACAAACCTCAATCCTGCTGACTCCCAGGAGGGAATCGACTATATTTACAATCCTTCTAGCTACGTTAACCTACCAAGTAGCGTTGATTGGCGTGATTGGGGCGCTGTTAACCCAGTTTAA
- the LOC127565394 gene encoding crustapain-like, which yields NQGSCASCWAFSAVGSLESHHFITSYQRVSLSEQNLVDCTRGYPYYNQGCSGGWPIEALNYVRDNGGINTASYYPYEGQDNTCRYNKNNIGSKISAVIQIASGNEAALASAVANKGPISVCVDASLFQYYQSGVLNEPSCSQSVDHCVVIDGYGTDSVGGDYWLVRNSWGENWGEKGYIRMARNRNNQCAIASYAIYPLV from the coding sequence AATCAAGGATCCTGTGCCTCCTGTTGGGCTTTCTCTGCAGTTGGCTCACTCGAAAGTCACCACTTTATAACCTCATACCAGAGAGTATCCCTGTCCGAGCAAAATTTGGTGGACTGCACAAGAGGTTATCCCTATTACAACCAAGGCTGTTCAGGCGGCTGGCCGATTGAAGCATTGAATTATGTTAGGGACAATGGTGGTATAAACACTGCCAGCTATTATCCGTATGAAGGACAAGACAACACTTGCCGATACAATAAGAACAATATTGGATCAAAAATCTCTGCTGTTATACAAATTGCTAGTGGAAATGAAGCCGCATTGGCATCCGCCGTCGCCAATAAGGGACCCATCTCGGTGTGTGTCGACGCCTCCCTGTTCCAATATTACCAAAGTGGCGTCTTAAATGAACCGTCGTGCTCTCAATCTGTAGACCATTGTGTAGTTATCGATGGATACGGCACCGATTCAGTTGGAGGAGATTATTGGTTGGTGAGGAATTCTTGGGGGGAGAATTGGGGAGAAAAGGGATATATTCGCATGGCTCGCAATCGCAATAATCAATGTGCTATTGCCAGTTATGCAATTTATCCTTTAGTTTAA
- the LOC117566499 gene encoding cathepsin L-like — MKAVILIIVLVAVVQATSLKDILKAEFNAFKLKHHNKTYQDASEELKRLQIFVENKKLIDTHNKRYVAGEESYEMGVNKFSDMTPEEFKTLVLTNLNPADSQEGIDYIYNPSSYVNLPSSVDWRDWGAVNPVKNQGSCASCWAFSAVGSLESHHFITSYQRVSLSEQNLVDCTRGYPYYNQGCSGGWPIEALNYVRDNGGINTASYYPYEGQDNTCRYNKNNIGSKSLLLYKLLVEMKPHWHPPSPIRDPSRCVSTPPCSNITKVAS; from the coding sequence atgaaagcaGTCATTCTAATTATCGTCCTAGTGGCAGTTGTCCAAGCAACTAGTCTTAAAGACATTCTTAAGGCTGAGTTTAACGCCTTCAAATTGAAGCACCACAACAAAACCTACCAGGATGCTAGTGAGGAGTTGAAGCGCCTTCAGATATTCGTGGAAAACAAGAAACTGATCGACACTCACAACAAACGCTATGTGGCCGGAGAGGAGTCTTACGAGATGGGTGTGAATAAATTTTCTGATATGACTCCCGAGGAATTCAAAACGCTTGTGCTCACAAACCTCAATCCTGCTGACTCCCAGGAGGGAATCGACTATATTTACAATCCTTCTAGCTACGTTAACCTACCAAGTAGCGTTGATTGGCGTGATTGGGGCGCTGTTAACCCAGTTAAAAATCAAGGATCCTGTGCCTCCTGTTGGGCTTTCTCTGCAGTTGGCTCACTCGAAAGTCACCACTTTATAACCTCATACCAGAGAGTATCCCTGTCCGAGCAAAATTTGGTGGACTGCACAAGAGGTTATCCCTATTACAACCAAGGCTGTTCAGGCGGCTGGCCGATTGAAGCATTGAATTATGTTAGGGACAATGGTGGTATAAACACTGCCAGCTATTATCCGTATGAAGGACAAGACAACACTTGCCGATACAATAAGAACAATATTGGATCAAAATCTCTGCTGTTATACAAATTGCTAGTGGAAATGAAGCCGCATTGGCATCCGCCGTCGCCAATAAGGGACCCATCTCGGTGTGTGTCGACGCCTCCCTGTTCCAATATTACCAAAGTGGCGTCTTAA